The segment TGCAAATGATAACAGAAGTGGTTTGCATGTGTTGCTGTGCAGGAGATAGCCAACCACATGGAGAAGGACACAGAGACCTATGAAGTTGTGCAGGAAGCCATAGACACCATGCAGCGAGTGGCCTGGCACATAAACGACATGAAGAGGAAACACGAGCATTCTGTTAGGCTGCAGGTACAGCAAGCGCTCTCACACACGCTTTCCAAGTCTCTCATTAACTAAAACAGACACTGCAGTTTCAAGCTTTTCGAGGAGCCAATTGTTTTATTGTTCTGCAGAGTAGTTATGTGAACTCTGTTGCGTTTGGATCAGCCAAGGCCCTAATCTTCCCCACATATTACGCAAGTCACTGGATTTTCCACAGGCTAATGATGGCCTTGCATTAAGAAGACACATAAAAGGGAAGGTTGCCTCTTTTATCTGCTGGGAGACAGGATGGGCAGACGAATGGAGGGATGTGTGGAAGCATTTACTCTAATAGTCTAGAGACAAAGTATTGACACAAAAGAAAATCTcactttttgttattttattgccttgattatatatattttttctgtaCTTACCAGTGTGCTTTTTAAAATTggcctttatttttttaattgtaataTCTAGTCTGTTTTCtcccccttttttaaaaaaaaaaaatctacattcCTGTTTTAACAGTTTTAAATTGTTGAAATCACATGTCATTACTCTCAGTTGTTCCACTCACTATTTCTCTTAAATTCAGCttcatctgaattttttttttgtttgttttgtgaagGAATGGATTAGTTCCATTTCATTTTGATGTACAGCAGCAGGTCAAAAGGGTGTTTTTCTGACGCAAACTAGAAATCTCTAGATTTCCATAGCAATTGCATAAttgtttttcctgttttgtgtcaaaacaaacAAGGTTATCTAACTCCCCTCACTCTGTAACTCTGCTCACTGCAGGAAATCCAGAGCCTGCTGACCAACTGGAAGGGCCCTGATCTGATCGGCTACGGAGAGTTGGTTCTTGAAGGAACGTTTCGCCTGCAGCGTGCCAAAAATGAAAGAACCCTCTTCCTGTTTGACAAGCTCCTGCTAGTTACCAAAAAACGAGAAGAAACCTACACATACAAGGCTCACATCCTGGTTAGTCATGCTAATTGAAGCACAACATGCCCGAAAGAGATGCCGAGTATttaaatgtttctgttcttACAGCGTTTTTCAATGCAACTTATTTGTCTGTTGTAGTGCTGCAAcctgatgctggtggaggttaTTCCTAAAGAACCGCTGAGTTTCAGTGTCTTTCATTACAAGAATCCCAAACTCCAGCACACTGTCCAGGTATAGCAACACTGCTTAAAAAGTCACATCACAGCATGACGTCAAACACTTTTTAAACATAATTATATGTTTGAAAATGTTCTGTTGTTACTAGTTGCATTGTGCAAGAGTCAGAAAGTGTGATGATTATTTGCAGGTGCCTCATTGTTTTGTAGCTAGttgaggctcatctctctgagctgctcagacatgttgaacatttaaaagctAAAGGCAGTCATTGTTGTTACCTAACCACCATGTTTTGGGCATGCaccgaaaaagaaaatctaatgtGTGTGATGTAGGGAGGCCATAATTTGAAGGATTTATCCCAATCCTCTGAGCTGCATTTAAAGTGCCTGTATGACATAATCCTCTCTGTGATGTTTTGTGCTCTAACCCCAGGCCAAATCGCAGCAAGACAAGCGCATGTGGATCTTACACCTCAAAAGACTCATACTTGAAAACCATCCTGCAAAAATTCCTGCCAAGGTATGAGGAGCTCATCACAGACTTTCAGTGGGAGGTGTTGGAAATGTCACTCCACTTAAAATActtcctttttctgtctttgaaTTCTTCCAGTCATGTTCAGTAATTCTGCCACAactgtcactttttttactcccCATTTGCCTTCAGCCTTGTGCGAGTAGAAACTAAAGATTACTGTCCTCAGCTGACAATCACAGAGTAGACAGCAAGTCAGTAAATGCAGTGGTGTACAAACTACAATATCTCCCTCTGAAATGTAGTAGAGTGGAATAATAAATGGGAATATTCAAAGTCAGTACAGGTGCCTCAAAACTGTTCTTCAGTGCAGTAGATGTAAGTTAATATACTGTGTTGCTCTCCACCACTGGCTGCTTGTTAAAAGTTCAACTTGAACTTATCAAGACTGTAGTGTGGCGCCACCTAGTGTCAAAATGTTTTCTAATCTAGATCTAAATTCTCACCTTCTAAACTCACAATTATTTTATTGAATTCCAGGCCAAACAAGCCATTTTGGAGATGGATGCTATACGTAAGTGCCAATTTGTATTACATTTATATGGAGTTGATGAGTTTAGTTCATTTAgttcaatttattttttgttattcgATCCTCCTTCTATCCATGTGTCGCCAGATTAAACAATGTTTAATTATTAATAATGTTGTGCAATTCTGTTGTTTTCCCAGATCATCCTGGGTTTCACTACAGTCCTGACGGTGACAAGAAGGACTCCCCTCAAACCAGGGAAGGCCCCAGTCCCCGCAGAGGACGCAGAAAAGGTGAGAAATTTACTGAATCTGAGCCAAACATCAGCTcaactttgtgtttatttaagacTAGATGAGGaggagttaaaaaaaacatctatgtTATTATTACACTGCTCATTTGCAAATGTACCTTTCCAATTTCCCAGAACCCCTCAGCAAATTACTGAAGACTGCAAAGCAGAATGCTGCCAACTCTGACGGTGAAAAAGTGAGTCGTACCCAAAGATGATGAACAGTTTCAGCACAATCACAAACACTCATTTTATTTACCCCAAAACTCGCTGCTTCTTCTCCTCCCCAGCGAACGAGTCTTGGTGCTAGCCTGCTCTCTCCGGTGTCCCAGCTGGCTCTGGGCACTATAGGCCGCAGCCGCAGCCTTATCAACCAATCACAGGAGTCCCTGGATCCCGGAGATCACTATGACCACAGTGACAGGGAGGAAGGGGAGGAGCCGCATCAGCGGGATGCTGATGATGAGGATGACAGTGGTCTGGTGAGTTTATGCTGGTCTTAGAATCATACCTTTGAAAATGCACACAGCATGAAATATTGCGAATATATTTCTGTGATCAACTTGTTCTTCGAACATATCGTTGATCTGAAAAACTGTATTTAGGGAAGTGCAAAGAGGCTGCGAGTTCCTGgcaaaagcagcagaaagaagCTGAACCCTCAAGCATCTGTtgacagcatagaacagtggaAAACGTTCAACATGAGTGCCTCAGACCTGCAGGTATGGTACTAATTCATAGCTGGACTTTGGTCATTCAGGAATGTAGTCAACTATCTGGACTGTCTCAACCACATGCAAAATTAATCATTTCTGCTGTCTTTTAACTTAGAAAGCCAGAGAAACCTTAGTAAGGGAAGGAAGTCATCATCCGCCACTCCTCAGAACACCTCGCGTGACAGAGGAACCTCCAGACTCCCCCATTCCCTCTGTAATAGTCACCGAAAGTGACCATTCTGTGCAGAATATCTGGGCAGACCACCGGGCTCGCAGAGCCATGTTCCCCACCCGTCAGAGGACGATGCAGCCTGACGACGAGGATGAGGACATCTACCAGATGTTTGTTCCCACAGAGCAAAGTGCGCCAGAGCCAGAGGTGCCCTCAGAGAGGTCAGACGCTACTTCATCGCCCAGGACAGCTCGGCCCTGCAGCTGGCATGTTGAACAGGTCCCCACAGTGCAGGTTGAGCCTCCACCCGACGGTAGCAGAGTCCTGCGGAGGGCAAGCAGTGCAGGAGAGAAGGCTACCGAGGCTCGAGAGAGCCCTGAAGCTGACCAGGCCGACCGCAGCAATTTGGAAGTGATTCACACTGAATCATCCAGCAATGACATATCTGGGTCCTCTTCAGCAGAGCAGCTGACAATAGATGATATTGAAAATGTATACGATAATATCAGCTATGAGGACCTGAGGAACATGGGCTTAATCAGAAAAGGCCTCAATGAAAGCCAGACGCAGAAAGAGAcgcacacaaatgcacagggtTCCCAGGGACAGGCAGCAAGAGCACAAAGTACACCAGAAGTCACAGAGTCGTTGATCGAGCCAGACGGTTCGTCAGAGAGCAACCGGTCCTCCACACAGGAGGTGAAGCCGAACGGGACTTGTGAGCTCAAGATAGTGGAGGAGAATATCTATGACACCATCTGTTTTAGGGAGCCACCATCGACAGAGCCCAAGGAAGTGAATAAAGgcagtaaaacaaaacaagagagGGAGCGTCTGCTGAGCTCGGAGCAAGACCTGACTCAAAGTCTCGGAGGGTTTGTTTCAGAGGAGAGCCTCCACATCAGAGAGGGTGAAGGTTCAGGGGTCTCCCGTTCTGTCTCGTGTTCCTCTGAGCCAGGTCATTCCTCTTACTCTGCTTTGGAAACCTCTTTCCAGCGCTCACAGAAGGGAGACAAGATGTCTGAGAAGGTAGATGAGATCTGGAACGATTTAGAAAACTACATCAAGAACAATGAGAAAAAAGCGGATCGACTTCCTGCTGCATTCCCCGTGAGCGCCAGTGAGTCGCCTAAGAAGGCTCCATCTGTCAAAAACAGCCCTACAAAGAGTCTTCCTGTTGTTGGTCCTCAAGCAACCAGCCCCCCAGCCAAGAGTCCCTCAGCACATCAGCCTAAACATCCACCTGTCACCTCCACACCATCTTTCACCATCCCAGTTATCAGCCTACCTGACCTTCAAAGCGAAGGCATCCCTGAAGAAGACAACCACAGCCCTGCTCCCGCATCACGCCCCCTCCCTGACACCCCAGAGCCTCAACCAGGCACAGTGAAGAATATCCGCAACAGACTGGCTCGTCTCAGCAGCGGCAGCTTCCGCCTAGAAGACGATGACCTTGTTGAGCTTCCGCAGCGAAGCACCTCTCCGAGAGAAAACACAATCAAGGACCTCCATAGCTTGTTTCCAGGGGAGCTAGCAGGTCTAGACTCACCGCTGGCATCCTCCTCTCTGCTGCTGGGGGAGTCTGTGGACTTTCCCCTCGACCTGATGGACAAAAGCAAGAACCGTGTGTTCCTGATGGCACGACAGTATAGCCAGAAGATAAAGAAAGCCAACCAGCTACTGCGCATGAGGAGCATGGACCCTGGAGACCCGTGTAGTCGGTCCAGAACTGAGAAAAAGCAGAAAGACCTCGCTGCCATCTTAGAGGAGAAGAAACAAGGAGGTGCAGCCATAGGTAACACAACACATTTCTCTCCTGTTAATGGCAGATGTGACAAAGTCTCTTCCCAGTATCTATTAATACACATCTCTTATAAGTTTATTACCAAAGAAACTAGGCTAGGTCACATGTGGCCTATAATGAGGTCAGTATCTGTGTCAGTATTCAGGCTGGAACTTCTCAAAAAATGAGGGTAGCTGGACATAATAGCTATTTTCATTGCTGCTGAAACTGATGTTTATGCTTTGATTTACTGACTACaaaaaaagtgttgttttgAGTACATTTATTTCATGCACTAAAATTCTAAAAACTTACTGTCATAGATGATAAAGACAAAAGCAAATCATCGCATTTGAAAAGTTGCTCTTCAGTTTTTGCACGCCACACAAGACGCTgcatgatgttgttttgtgaacacaacacacaaagacGTATAACAATGGGGTTGaaataaatttgtttttaaaaaccttAGAAAACAGTTTGAATTATAAAATGCATCACCAAAGCAGAAAATGCAACTGTTTTTTGAGAAAACTGGTGTGTTTTGCTGCAAAACACAAAGTTCGGTAAAACATACTATAATAAAATGATAAGAAGAACAAAAATCCAAGAACccaagaaaatggaaaaatggaaaagtgcaaCAAAACTTTTTTCACAAACTAATTAGAAAATCCTTTCCCTAACAAAGGTGAAATATAGAGTTCTCCGTTTTGCTGTTTTGTCTTGTCTCATGTTTTAAAATTACGGAAAAATCTGGagaaaatttaattttttttccttttatgtttTGAGAAATACTTTCATCTCTGTTTTCTCGTTGTCTGTTTAAATTCCTTTTGGTTTCCTCCAGGTGGTTTTGAGTGATCCTGAGAAATGCAAACGTGCCATACTTACATTCCTTCTTACGTCCTCTGCGTTTCCTCCACAGGTGCACGGATAGCCGAGTACTCCCATCTCTACGACCAGGTGATGTTTAAGGATTCTCCTGGTCCTGCCGGTCAGATTTCTTCTACCCCACATCACAGCCACCCAGGGCTGCCGTCTTCTCCATCCATGCCCGAGACCTCCCTGGAAGAGGACTGGCTCCACTCCACCTACAGCAATGGAGAGCTGGCGAACTTCATGTCCTCATCCTGTGAGGGGATGAATTCTCAAACCACCTCCAACCCTCAGCGCAAGCTTACCACCGCTTGCTCCATTCCTTCTCTTAAGACCATCCCCTCCTCTCCAACAGCTCCCACGTCACAAAGGTGGAGCTCGTGCATATCGGCACCGagtgaggaggaagaagagcacGTGTACAGTTCCATTAAGAGGCATCCTTCCTTTAATGCGTCTTCGCCCTCATCAAAGTCTTCCCCACCCAGTCACTGTCAGTCAGGCAGTTCTTTGGGCAGCCAGCAGCACGACAAACATCACCAGTCTGGACTTAAATGTAACGGACCCAATGTGGATCAAACCACAGACAGACTTCGCGGCCCCAGTCTGGGCCGTGCCGGTCGGCAAAGCAGCCTCCCAGAGTGGTCGACCCTGGGACACTCAGACCTCACGTTACACGATGGGCAGCAGGTGGTGGTCCTGAATCGGGCTTCTGCTCTGAGCTTTCTCACTGCCACGCAGAACTATCTGGCAAACTTTAAGGACAATGGCGAAGACGATGACGACTACGTAGAGATCCGCTCGGAGGATGAGAGCGAAACGGAGCGGGACAGGTTGGTGCAGGGAGGCGGCAGCACGGCAGCGGTTTCTGGTCAGAATCGGGGCCTTGTTCAGTCTCAGAGTCTTCCGTGCACCCCGGTCCACTCCTGCAACCAGGTGAGGCCTCTGGACCGCGAGCATCTGGAAAAGTACCTGTGGAGCGAGCCGCAACAGAACCAACCCAACATCGTGCAGTCTCTGAGGGAGAAGTTTCAGTGTCTGAGCTCCAGCAGCTTTGCATGATGCTGCACGACAACAAAAAGCCAAACGCATTATCATACAGCAAGAACGGGGACACTGCTGCTTTGCCTTGAATGCCCTAAATCTACATCACAACtcagaaaataaatattataCAAATATAACACATCTATCTAAGCAGTTCTTTGATTGCAGCCATATTTGTAGTCATGTTTGTAGGGACAAAACTTGATGTTACGGGGCTTCGAAGAAAACATTAGACGTTACTGTTAATGGTCAAAATGCCACATCAATACCTGCATGTGGGCTTCCTTAGCACTTCCAGAGAACTGATGGGAGAGTTAGCGAGATTTTGTCAAAGCAAAGTTGGTATTCAGTGTGACTGAAAGGATTTTAAaattcaaggtttttttttaattctaaaatTGCTATATGTGTGAGCCTTCAGGATATCTGTCACCGGTTGAATTACAGTGTTCCCTGTGCTCAGCGCCTCACACGGGCGCATAAGCGTCCCGCATTTGGTAATTGCTCTTCAGCAGATTTTAAACTCTGTGTCAGTAGTAGCTCATCTCTCGTTAAATATTAACCTGGATAGAGGAGCGAACCACAGTCGTGGCTTGTGTTTTTAACCGCGCTTACACATTGTGAACAAGCAGCTTTACAAACCTCCAGCTCAAAATCTGCAAACTTCAGATGTGCTGCTCAGGCTTGTTTTGTTACCTTTAGGAGCTTTTAACAAACATGTTGCAACAATACAGAAAATATTTTGGCTATTCTGAGATCCTATAAGTTAAATATAACTAGGCATAGACTTGTAAGTCTAGTTGAAGTTGATGCGTCACTCTTCCATCACCTTTGTCA is part of the Odontesthes bonariensis isolate fOdoBon6 chromosome 24, fOdoBon6.hap1, whole genome shotgun sequence genome and harbors:
- the LOC142374887 gene encoding pleckstrin homology domain-containing family G member 1 isoform X2, producing MDSSPDSAERPISYSSTSSSASSRDSHCSLGSRSTLVTAPHCNTVTSDRDSGAIRLELVPARQLGCGEEDDKNVGEGRQGSRQTATEHSEPELSPEGPEGPERTSQVQGPKTYVDRVVQEILDTERTYVQDLRSIVEDYLECISNQSRLALSSEDKGSLFGNIRDIYHFNRNLLHDLEKCNADPVAIAECFVSKSEEFHIYTQYCTNYPRSVAVLTECMRNKALAKFFRERQESLRHSLPLGSYLLKPVQRILKYHLLLHEIANHMEKDTETYEVVQEAIDTMQRVAWHINDMKRKHEHSVRLQEIQSLLTNWKGPDLIGYGELVLEGTFRLQRAKNERTLFLFDKLLLVTKKREETYTYKAHILCCNLMLVEVIPKEPLSFSVFHYKNPKLQHTVQAKSQQDKRMWILHLKRLILENHPAKIPAKAKQAILEMDAIHHPGFHYSPDGDKKDSPQTREGPSPRRGRRKEPLSKLLKTAKQNAANSDGEKRTSLGASLLSPVSQLALGTIGRSRSLINQSQESLDPGDHYDHSDREEGEEPHQRDADDEDDSGLGSAKRLRVPGKSSRKKLNPQASVDSIEQWKTFNMSASDLQKARETLVREGSHHPPLLRTPRVTEEPPDSPIPSVIVTESDHSVQNIWADHRARRAMFPTRQRTMQPDDEDEDIYQMFVPTEQSAPEPEVPSERSDATSSPRTARPCSWHVEQVPTVQVEPPPDGSRVLRRASSAGEKATEARESPEADQADRSNLEVIHTESSSNDISGSSSAEQLTIDDIENVYDNISYEDLRNMGLIRKGLNESQTQKETHTNAQGSQGQAARAQSTPEVTESLIEPDGSSESNRSSTQEVKPNGTCELKIVEENIYDTICFREPPSTEPKEVNKGSKTKQERERLLSSEQDLTQSLGGFVSEESLHIREGEGSGVSRSVSCSSEPGHSSYSALETSFQRSQKGDKMSEKVDEIWNDLENYIKNNEKKADRLPAAFPVSASESPKKAPSVKNSPTKSLPVVGPQATSPPAKSPSAHQPKHPPVTSTPSFTIPVISLPDLQSEGIPEEDNHSPAPASRPLPDTPEPQPGTVKNIRNRLARLSSGSFRLEDDDLVELPQRSTSPRENTIKDLHSLFPGELAGLDSPLASSSLLLGESVDFPLDLMDKSKNRVFLMARQYSQKIKKANQLLRMRSMDPGDPCSRSRTEKKQKDLAAILEEKKQGGAAIGARIAEYSHLYDQVMFKDSPGPAGQISSTPHHSHPGLPSSPSMPETSLEEDWLHSTYSNGELANFMSSSCEGMNSQTTSNPQRKLTTACSIPSLKTIPSSPTAPTSQRWSSCISAPSEEEEEHVYSSIKRHPSFNASSPSSKSSPPSHCQSGSSLGSQQHDKHHQSGLKCNGPNVDQTTDRLRGPSLGRAGRQSSLPEWSTLGHSDLTLHDGQQVVVLNRASALSFLTATQNYLANFKDNGEDDDDYVEIRSEDESETERDRLVQGGGSTAAVSGQNRGLVQSQSLPCTPVHSCNQVRPLDREHLEKYLWSEPQQNQPNIVQSLREKFQCLSSSSFA
- the LOC142374887 gene encoding pleckstrin homology domain-containing family G member 1 isoform X1, yielding MPTGDYSYLPDVLPPLPEVPDSGSALSSIDIPARCLRNPAFHHASSRYCSAISMDSSPDSAERPISYSSTSSSASSRDSHCSLGSRSTLVTAPHCNTVTSDRDSGAIRLELVPARQLGCGEEDDKNVGEGRQGSRQTATEHSEPELSPEGPEGPERTSQVQGPKTYVDRVVQEILDTERTYVQDLRSIVEDYLECISNQSRLALSSEDKGSLFGNIRDIYHFNRNLLHDLEKCNADPVAIAECFVSKSEEFHIYTQYCTNYPRSVAVLTECMRNKALAKFFRERQESLRHSLPLGSYLLKPVQRILKYHLLLHEIANHMEKDTETYEVVQEAIDTMQRVAWHINDMKRKHEHSVRLQEIQSLLTNWKGPDLIGYGELVLEGTFRLQRAKNERTLFLFDKLLLVTKKREETYTYKAHILCCNLMLVEVIPKEPLSFSVFHYKNPKLQHTVQAKSQQDKRMWILHLKRLILENHPAKIPAKAKQAILEMDAIHHPGFHYSPDGDKKDSPQTREGPSPRRGRRKEPLSKLLKTAKQNAANSDGEKRTSLGASLLSPVSQLALGTIGRSRSLINQSQESLDPGDHYDHSDREEGEEPHQRDADDEDDSGLGSAKRLRVPGKSSRKKLNPQASVDSIEQWKTFNMSASDLQKARETLVREGSHHPPLLRTPRVTEEPPDSPIPSVIVTESDHSVQNIWADHRARRAMFPTRQRTMQPDDEDEDIYQMFVPTEQSAPEPEVPSERSDATSSPRTARPCSWHVEQVPTVQVEPPPDGSRVLRRASSAGEKATEARESPEADQADRSNLEVIHTESSSNDISGSSSAEQLTIDDIENVYDNISYEDLRNMGLIRKGLNESQTQKETHTNAQGSQGQAARAQSTPEVTESLIEPDGSSESNRSSTQEVKPNGTCELKIVEENIYDTICFREPPSTEPKEVNKGSKTKQERERLLSSEQDLTQSLGGFVSEESLHIREGEGSGVSRSVSCSSEPGHSSYSALETSFQRSQKGDKMSEKVDEIWNDLENYIKNNEKKADRLPAAFPVSASESPKKAPSVKNSPTKSLPVVGPQATSPPAKSPSAHQPKHPPVTSTPSFTIPVISLPDLQSEGIPEEDNHSPAPASRPLPDTPEPQPGTVKNIRNRLARLSSGSFRLEDDDLVELPQRSTSPRENTIKDLHSLFPGELAGLDSPLASSSLLLGESVDFPLDLMDKSKNRVFLMARQYSQKIKKANQLLRMRSMDPGDPCSRSRTEKKQKDLAAILEEKKQGGAAIGARIAEYSHLYDQVMFKDSPGPAGQISSTPHHSHPGLPSSPSMPETSLEEDWLHSTYSNGELANFMSSSCEGMNSQTTSNPQRKLTTACSIPSLKTIPSSPTAPTSQRWSSCISAPSEEEEEHVYSSIKRHPSFNASSPSSKSSPPSHCQSGSSLGSQQHDKHHQSGLKCNGPNVDQTTDRLRGPSLGRAGRQSSLPEWSTLGHSDLTLHDGQQVVVLNRASALSFLTATQNYLANFKDNGEDDDDYVEIRSEDESETERDRLVQGGGSTAAVSGQNRGLVQSQSLPCTPVHSCNQVRPLDREHLEKYLWSEPQQNQPNIVQSLREKFQCLSSSSFA